A stretch of the Cucurbita pepo subsp. pepo cultivar mu-cu-16 chromosome LG16, ASM280686v2, whole genome shotgun sequence genome encodes the following:
- the LOC111776859 gene encoding 40S ribosomal protein S23-like, which translates to MGKTRGMGAGRKLKSHRRRQRWADKAYKKSHLGNEWKKPFAGSSHAKGIVLEKIGIEAKQPNSAIRKCARVQLIKNGKKIAAFVPNDGCLNYIEENDEVLIAGFGRKGHAVGDIPGVRFKVVKVSGVSLLALFKEKKEKPRS; encoded by the exons ATGGG GAAAACACGTGGAATGGGAGCGGGACGCAAGCTGAAGTCCCACCGTAGAAGACAAAGGTGGGCTGACAAAGCGTACAAGAAATCCCATCTTGGAAATGAATGGAAGAAACCATTTGCCGGATCTTCCCATGCCAAAGGCATTGTTCTAGAAAAGAT TGGTATTGAGGCTAAGCAGCCTAACTCTGCTATCAGAAAGTGTGCTAGAGTTCAGCTTATTAAGAACGGGAAGAAGATTGCGGCGTTTGTTCCGAACGATGGTTGCTTAAATTACATTGAAGAGAAT GACGAGGTTCTCATTGCTGGATTTGGTCGAAAAGGACACGCTGTCGGTGATATTCCCGGTGTCAGATTTAAGGTGGTGAAGGTTTCAGGTGTATCTCTTCTTGCTCTTTTCAAGGAAAAGAAGGAGAAGCCAAGGTCTTAA
- the LOC111776807 gene encoding interactor of constitutive active ROPs 3-like, with protein MQTSKPRSSLEAPKKVSLKAARQVKPTAVKCDYSSSSNQTGKISKERSTKIVGRSPRTPLSEKKCQTRISELEAQISILQKDLKKAKAQLHSCKSRKDRVRVDAEVSSAPSNAKEHRPSSSKRAQEDDQSLHSTSEVTEKSEPVDSVASAMVNIMQHLKIKLQVVDESKTFQMNHVGSVNEKHSKLKNLLSETLSLMASMKNQLQDCEVSETQVQALISETMAQVETAKEMAELLGSDSTKAFQDWNSVTSELDESREYVNSLETLVCKLEPALANASRKDLEIPEDETRESEQLEAEICSLQSEVEQLKSAREAVEAEYEGEQRQRTLEPRSVTEAKHVKSDTNLREIELKNELEKSRVEIDEFKAKLLERETELRSITEENLELSCKLEKSVSSHRVYELEKELEDLKNCIADLKTNLLDKETEFQSISEENEMLISEISKRDTIKTNVKDETTTELATLSSTTIDRGAQAKLGILAEEADRSTSRRSIGVAELEAAQAANAEMEMELRTLKVQSEQWRKAAEAAAAMISAGSNGVSVGRTGSMDSNYNGITGKIGPLYSVDSDDDLLRKKNGNVLRKIGVLWKKPQK; from the exons ATGCAGACTTCAAAACCCAG AAGTTCATTGGAGGCACCCAAAAAGGTCTCTTTGAAGGCTGCTCGTCAAGTTAAGCCCACAGCAGTGAAGTGTGActactcatcttcttccaatCAAACAGGAAAGATATCCAAAGAGAGAAGCACTAAAATCGTTGGCAGGTCACCCAGGACTCCACTGTCAGAG AAGAAGTGCCAAACTAGAATATCCGAGTTGGAAGCTCAGATTTCTATCCTTCAGAAGGATCTTAAAAAGGCAAAGGCGCAACTACATTCGTGCAAGTCACGGAAGGACCGAGTCCGAGTAGATGCCGAGGTGTCCAGCGCACCATCAAATGCGAAGGAGCATCGGCCATCTTCTTCCAAGCGAGCACAAGAAGATGATCAATCTCTGCACTCTACATCTGAGGTCACCGAGAAGTCGGAACCTGTCGACTCGGTCGCCTCAGCCATGGTAAACATAATGCAGCATCTTAAGATCAAACTTCAGGTAGTTGATGAATCCAAAACTTTTCAGATGAACCATGTGGGATCTGTAAATGAGAAGCACAGTAAATTGAAGAACTTACTGTCAGAAACTCTCTCCCTTATGGCAAGCATGAAAAACCAACTCCAAGATTGTGAAGTATCTGAAACTCAGGTCCAAGCACTTATAAGTGAAACCATGGCTCAAGTGGAAACCGCTAAAGAAATGGCGGAGTTGCTTGGATCCGATTCTACGAAAGCCTTTCAAGATTGGAATTCAGTTACTTCGGAGTTGGACGAGTCTCGGGAATACGTAAACTCACTCGAAACGCTTGTTTGTAAACTCGAACCCGCCCTTGCAAATGCTAGCAGAAAAGACTTGGAAATACCAGAAGATGAGACAAGGGAGTCAGAACAGCTTGAAGCAGAAATTTGCTCTCTGCAGTCAGAGGTCGAGCAGTTGAAATCCGCTCGAGAGGCTGTCGAGGCAGAGTACGAGGGGGAACAACGTCAACGTACGCTTGAACCAAGATCTGTCACAGAAGCTAAACATGTGAAGTCTGATACAAACTTAAGAGAGATTGAACTCAAGAACGAGTTAGAGAAATCAAGAGTTGAAATAGACGAATTCAAGGCGAAGTTACTCGAGAGGGAAACTGAATTAAGGAGCATCACGGAAGAGAATTTGGAGCTGAGTTGTAAGCTCGAGAAGAGCGTATCGAGCCACAGAGTGTACGAACTAGAGAAAGAGCTGGAGGATTTGAAGAACTGCATTGCAGATTTAAAGACTAATCTCTTAGACAAAGAGACAGAATTCCAAAGCATATcagaggagaatgaaatgcTGATATCTGAAATCAGTAAAAGGGACACAATCAAGACGAATGTTAAGGACGAAACGACAACCGAACTAGCTACATTGTCATCGACAACAATAGATAGAGGCGCCCAAGCTAAACTCGGAATCCTCGCAGAAGAAGCTGATCGAAGCACGAGCAGGAGATCCATAGGAGTGGCCGAACTCGAAGCAGCACAAGCAGCCAATgcagaaatggaaatggaactAAGAACGCTGAAAGTGCAGTCGGAGCAATGGAGGAAGGCGGCGGAGGCAGCTGCAGCCATGATTTCGGCTGGAAGCAACGGGGTATCGGTAGGCAGAACGGGATCTATGGACAGCAACTACAACGGCATTACCGGTAAGATCGGTCCGCTATATTCGGTAGATTCAGATGATGATTTactgagaaagaaaaatgggaaTGTACTGAGAAAGATAGGGGTACTTTGGAAGAAACCGCAGAAATAG
- the LOC111776842 gene encoding dof zinc finger protein DOF5.3-like — protein sequence MDHASGQHQETQTQPQPLENMLAISCPKVQQENRKPMRPQPEQALRCPRCDSTNTKFCYYNNYSLSQPRYFCKSCRRYWTKGGTLRNVPVGGGCRKNKRPSPSTSRSSSPSSKRPHDQAANSSRLMLNDTHLPASLAFESTDLSLAFANLQHQSNRQQMGLFDSHNFQNLYSGEVENGGFPNFENYNSSAVASTAMKQEMVGNGDQNMVLWGFPWQFNSNGDGNYMGDLDSGRDGWNFNGNGIASSWHGLLNSPLM from the exons ATGGATCATGCAAGTGGACAACACCAA GAAACTCAAACTCAACCACAACCACTGGAGAACATGCTAGCCATATCATGTCCAAAAGTACAGCAAGAGAACAGAAAGCCAATGAGGCCACAGCCAGAGCAAGCTCTGCGTTGCCCAAGGTGTGATTCAACCAACACTAAGTTCTGCTACTATAATAACTACAGCCTCTCCCAGCCTAGGTACTTTTGCAAGTCCTGCAGAAGGTATTGGACCAAAGGGGGCACTCTTAGAAATGTTCCTGTGGGTGGTGGCTGCAGGAAGAACAAAAGACCTTCACCTTCTACTTCACGTTCTTCATCTCCTTCTTCTAAGAGACCCCACGATCAAGCTGCTAATTCTAGCCGTTTAATGCTCAATGATACCCATCTTCCGGCATCCTTAGCCTTTGAGTCCACTGATCTAAGTCTGGCATTTGCTAATCTCCAACATCAATCTAATAGGCAACAGATGGGTCTTTTTGATAGCcacaactttcaaaatttgtacTCTGGGGAGGTTGAAAATGGTGGGTTccctaattttgaaaattataacaGCAGCGCTGTTGCATCCACAGCAATGAAGCAAGAGATGGTTGGCAATGGAGATCAAAATATGGTTTTGTGGGGATTTCCATGGCAGTTCAACAGTAATGGAGATGGGAATTACATGGGTGATCTTGATTCTGGAAGAGATGGCTGGAATTTCAATGGAAATGGAATAGCTTCATCTTGGCATGGGCTTCTCAACAGCCCTCTAATGTAA
- the LOC111776829 gene encoding arogenate dehydratase/prephenate dehydratase 2, chloroplastic: protein MAASISRSSIATYSQYICSRSSPSDRRANLTIDSHCCWKRLCCSSRCQSVFHGGSDKNSRGVETQSAMEDSHFEVVIKDPSTLPRPLSSTKSSVSTGSRLRVAYQGVSGAYSESAAEKAYPNCEAVPCEQFDAAFEAVERWIVDRAVLPIENSLGGSIHRNYDLLLRHRLHIVGEVKFAVRHCLLANHGVKIEELKRVLSHPQALAQCENTLTGLGLVREAVDDTAGAAKHVAFHNLKDAGAVASSLAASIYGLNILAEDIQDDSDNVTRFLMLAREPIIPGTDRPFKTSIVFSLEEGPGILFKALAVFALRQINLTKIESRPLRNQPLRASDDNGSSKYFDYLFYVDFEASMADQNAQNALRHLKEFATFLRVLGSYPMDNSMP, encoded by the exons ATGGCGGCTTCTATATCACGATCTTCCATAGCTACATATTCACAGTATATTTGCAGTAGATCATCGCCGTCTGACCGCAGGGCTAACTTAACCATTGATTCTCACTGTTGCTGGAAGCGTCTTTGCTGTTCTTCTCGATGTCAATCTGTTTTTCATGGTGGAAGTGACAAGAATTCCCGGGGCGTTGAAACGCAGAGCGCCATGGAGGATTCTCATTTCGAAGTTGTAATCAAAGATCCAAGCACGCTACCGA GGCCTCTATCATCGACCAAGTCCTCTGTCTCCACTGGATCTCGCCTTCGTGTTGCTTACCAG GGGGTTTCTGGTGCATACAGCGAGTCGGCCGCGGAAAAGGCATATCCGAATTGCGAGGCTGTTCCCTGCGAACAATTTGATGCTGCTTTTGAA GCTGTTGAGCGATGGATTGTCGACAGAGCCGTCTTACCAATAGAGAACTCTTTAGGTGGAAGCATCCACAGAAACTATGATCTTCTGCTTCGACATAGGTTGCATATAGTTGGTGAGGTAAAATTTGCAGTTCGTCATTGTTTACTGGCCAATCATGGTGTTAAAATCGAGGAATTGAAAAGGGTGCTCAGTCATCCACAG GCTCTTGCTCAGTGTGAAAACACATTGACAGGGCTGGGATTGGTGAGAGAAGCAGTGGACGATACTGCTGGTGCTGCAAAG CATGTTGCTTTTCACAATCTGAAAGATGCAGGAGCTGTTGCTAGCTCATTGGCCGCATCAATATATGGTTTGAATATACTTGCTGAAGATATTCAG gATGACTCTGACAATGTAACTCGATTTCTGATGCTAGCAAGGGAGCCCATAATTCCAGGCACTGATAGGCCATTCAAG ACAAGTATAGTTTTCTCATTAGAGGAAGGTCCGGGAATTCTGTTCAAGGCACTTGCGGTTTTTGCTCTTCGCCAAATCAACCTtacaaag ATTGAAAGTCGACCTTTGCGAAACCAGCCACTACGAGCATCTGATGATAATGGATCTTCAAA ATATTTCGACTACCTTTTCTATGTGGATTTTGAAGCATCAATGGCCGATCAAAACGCACAAAACGCTCTCAGGCATTTAAAG GAGTTCGCTACGTTTTTGAGAGTGCTAGGAAGCTATCCAATGGACAATAGTATGCCATGA
- the LOC111776849 gene encoding tRNA-splicing endonuclease subunit Sen2-1-like — MRPRWKGKASEARALADPMSKIVLQLQSLLTQSDAQGLLSGCSILYQADEEQTDLLNRACFGRTIITAEKDKQWFQFGMEEAFYLSYHLNCLKIVDGQDREKNVQELWQDMKSQKATFPEFYMAYQHLRMKNWIVRPGSQYGVDFVAYRHHPALVHSEFAVLVLSEGEGSNENVRLRVWSDFLCTIRLCGSVAKTLLVLSVNDNGSGSVSPSCLDNYSIEERTVTRWSPEQCRENPEKV; from the coding sequence ATGAGGCCGAGATGGAAAGGGAAGGCTTCAGAAGCCAGAGCTCTAGCAGATCCCATGTCGAAGATTGTACTTCAGCTTCAATCTCTTCTGACACAGTCGGACGCGCAAGGATTATTATCTGGTTGTAGTATACTTTATCAAGCCGATGAAGAACAAACCGATCTTCTTAATCGCGCTTGTTTCGGCCGAACAATTATTACCGCCGAGAAGGATAAGCAATGGTTTCAATTCGGAATGGAGGAGGCTTTTTACTTGTCCTATCATTTGAATTGCCTCAAAATTGTCGATGGACAAGATCGTGAAAAGAATGTTCAAGAGCTGTGGCAGGATATGAAGTCGCAAAAGGCTACATTCCCTGAGTTTTACATGGCTTATCAACATCTTCGAATGAAGaattggattgtgagacctgGATCTCAATATGGCGTTGATTTTGTGGCTTATCGTCACCATCCGGCTCTCGTCCACTCTGAATTTGCTGTTCTTGTGTTGTCCGAAGGAGAAGGCAGCAATGAAAATGTGCGATTAAGAGTTTGGTCTGATTTTTTATGCACAATTCGGCTTTGTGGAAGCGTTGCAAAAACGCTGCTAGTTCTTAGCGTCAATGATAATGGAAGCGGTTCTGTTTCTCCTTCTTGTTTGGACAATTACTCCATTGAAGAGCGCACAGTTACAAGATGGAGTCCAGAACAGTGCCGCGAAAATCCTGAAAAAGTGTGA